DNA sequence from the Rhizoctonia solani chromosome 10, complete sequence genome:
CTTCTGGCACTGCCACCACTATCAATCCCCCACCTGCCCCTACGTCCTCTAACTCCGATTtgaaatttgccaagccaaACAAGTTTAGCGGCAAGAAAGAAGACGCCCTCAATTTCATTATTGCCTGTCAGGCCtatataagggcaaaaggAGCCAATAGATCTCACAAGGAAAAAATCTTGTGGGTAACATCGTATTTTGAAGGTGCAGCAGAAGATTGGGTTCGCCCAtataaggaaaggaaggtaTTTAGGGGAGAGGCGGTTCCACTCTTGGAAAATATTGATGTGTTCTGGGCCAAATTTACTAAGCATTACATGGACACAAACCGTGATGAGAAGTACCGTCAAAAATGGAATAACTTGCGGCAGAAGGCTTCGGTCCAAGAATACACTTGGGAATTCCAACAATATTCTGTGTCCCTGGGTTATAGTGATGAAACCTTGCGCAATAAGTACTATGACGGCCTTAAAAACAAAATCAAAGATATTATGCTGTCaactatgttccaatggcgaCGTGCTACAGCCCAACAGGTTTACAATAAGGCAGAGGAAATTGCTAACCATATCAAATCTACACGCCTATCCAACCCCTCTGTCTCCACTGTTTGTACCACTTCTACTGCtatccccacttccacttccaACCCCACTTCCACTCGTACTCGTCTCAATGTTGGGGATAATGTGTATATGATTGACCCAACCACTTGttgcgccaagaaaggcgctatcACTTCAATTGTTCGCACCAcctctggcaatatgccaAATGTTAGGTGGAACGGAGAATCAAAAGACACTATGATTCCATTCCCCTCTCTTAAAAAAGATGAACGCCCTGCCGCCGCTGCCCCTGTTAAACCAATCATTGCTCCCACCCCTGTCCTGGCCTCGAATTCTAAGGGCCCAGGTCCCATGGACCTGGATGGAAGAGGCTTTACAAATCTTACATGTCATGTATGCAGGGGAAAAGGTCATTTTGCGTGCAATTGTCCCtccaagcccatgtctggacatgtggcaaATAtagaatggtcttgggaaaggcccaAGCAAGAAAATCGAATTGAGGTTgtctctgatgaggaagagttgggaaaagggaaagccaaggccgattaaggagtaaggcacttggctgtatgctagCGGATTTGCATCATGTAAACAACAACCTAGAAATTCTTTCTttatgtaatacatctcaaatatatgcgtcgttctctgcaaatccgtgtgagactcctaaaacccaaaaatcaagctttttggctaaaccttttcaaggaaaagccatgatcgaCTCTGGGgcaacttcttgcttcatccaccctcttttagtaGAAACCTATTGGCTTCCAAcctatatacatccaattcCCAAGAAACtacgcgttattgatggccgagaaattgattctggccaaatcactcattttacccggtttaaatgtaccattggcaaccacACCAAAGAATTAGAatgccatatttccaatattggcaaCCATCAATTAGTTTTAGGGATGTCGTGGTTAAAAAagcacaatccccaaatatcatgggaaaaacatacactcGTCTTCAACTCGTTATATTGTTCCAATAATTGTCTGTCTGTACCCGCTGTCTtagaactcaaggcagtagaagaaatacCACTACCTTATCAAGAATTTTCCAAGGTCTtctctgaggaagaatcaTCCAAATTGCCACCCCACCGTCCTTACAATATTGCCATTGAGTTACTCCCGGATGCGCAACCACGACATGGTCCCATATACAGTTTAGGTCCAAGGGAGGATGCGGAACTTAAAGAAACCATTGAGAAACAACTCAAAGCAGGTTTAATCCGCCCGTCTAAATCCCCTATGGCCTCTCCCatattatttgtcaaaaagaaaaatgggaagttacgcatgtgtgtggacTATTGGCGTCTGAACAgtatgaccaagaaaaacgtctatcccctgcccttgccacagaatctcattgagaaattacaaggtgctaagatctttagcaaatttgatCTCAAGGCAGGATACAACCTAGTCcgaatcaaagaaggcaatgaatggaaaaccgctttcaaaacaaaatacggattatttgaatatttggtcatgccttttggattaacaaatgcaccggcggcttttcaagacatgatgaatgagatattcagGGATCTTCTGGATGTCTACGTCATCATTTatttggacaacattctGGTATTCTCTTTGAACAAAAAGGATCACAAAGCTCATGTACGAGAAGTACTTAAAAGGTTACAAGACAATGATCTCTTCTGCAACATTGAaaaatgtcatttccacgtcaagaAAATCGATTACTTAGGGTTTATTATATCCGAATTTGGCATAGAAGTGGATCAGTCTAAAGTTACAGACGCTATGAActggtcaacacctaagaatgtcaagaacatccaagaattcttaggattCGTAAACTTTTATAGACAATTTATCCCTAATTTTGGCAACATGGCACAACCTCTGTACAACCTGCTCAAAAAAGATAgtacttggaaatgggaacaggcggaacaacaatcctttgaTGGTCTGAAGAAATGTCTTACATCAGCACCTCTGCTTCTACAACCAGACACCACAAAACAATTTTATGTGGAATGTGACGCCTTGGATTATGCCACTGGAGCAATACTATCTCAACGTAATCTAGAGGGGAAATTAGCCCCTGTAGCCTATTTATCTAAATCCCTATCCCCAGCTGAAAAGAACTACgatatctttgacaaggaattactgGCAGTTATCAgggcatttaaagaatggcgccaCCTACTGGAAGGATCAGAAttaccagtccaagttctaacggatcataagaacttggaatacttcTCCACATCACAATCCTTGAATAAACAACAGATTCAATGGGCAAATTTTTTAGTGGACTATAATTTCCAGATCATTTACAGGCCTGGGGCACAGAATAAGAAGGCCGATATCCTTTTGCGGCGCTACAATTTGGTatcccttgaagggggggtagagaaccaagttctcctgaaaccggaacttttCATTGCATCAATCACCCcggatcaggaaatcaatgatTTAATCGGCGAAGCTATTTACGAGGATGACCGTCTAAAAGAGATTCTGCTcaaactccagaacaaggaaaaggtcttGGATTGGGAATTAAGAGAAGGActactatggtatcaaggaaaaatctttgtaccAAAAGACAATACCATTAGGAACCTTATCCTAGAATCTAGGCATGACGCCTTGGCGGtgggacacccaggacaagccaGGACATTAGAACTTATTTCCAGAAGTTATTactggccattgctgaaaaagtttgtcaactcttatgtcagccactgcgaaacctgtatcaggtccaaaccaacaaatcaagtacctgtaGGGCTGCTAAAGCCAttacaaattcctgaacgcccctgggaagatatagcttatgacatgattgtgggattACCAGTTTCAGAAGGCTTTGATGCTATCCTAACCGTGATTGATCGATTTTCAAAAATGGTCCATTTTATTCCTACCCAATCCACAGCGTCGGCtattgacattgccaacttATTCATCACATACatctggaagttacatggtCTCCCCAGGAGTACCGTTTCAGATAGAGGTCCTACATttaatgccaagtttatttGTCATCTATATAAAAGGCTAGACATCAAGCCTACATATtctacagcctaccatcctcaaacagatggtcaaacagaACGAATACAACAAGAGGCCGAGATCTTTATACGTATGTTCGGGAATCATCGTCAATCAGACTGGGTATCACTattgccattggccaaatttgccttgaacaatttgaaacagacttccacaggcaaatcccctttccaaatatgTTACGGCTATAATCCAAGATTTACAGTTGGTCAAAAGTCAGACGAGTCAGTCCCTAATGCAGACAAACATGCAGAATTTTTAGAAAAGGGCtatgatgaagtcaaggcaACGTTATcaatatcccaagaaaggatgaaacacttctatgatcaacgtcacagagaagaagaagaaattcaagtagggaACAAAGTTTGGCTAAGTCATCAGAATATATCCACCGATAGACCATCCATCAAGCTTAGCCACAAAAGGCTAGGTCCCTACTTGgtaattgaaaaaattggatCGCATGCGTACAAATTACAACTACCTCATACCATGCACATACATCCAGTCTTTCACATTAATCTTCTGACAAAAttccatcctgaccctcatggacgcgaccctcctcaacctgcacctattattacagaagaaggtgaggaagaatatgaagttgAAAGAATCCTGGACAGCAATTGGAAAGGGCGTGGCAAATCAAAGAAACTCTGGTATTTAGTtaagtggaagggatacaacaaaggaagcaacTTGTGGGAACCAGTGGATAATGTGGGTAACGCTCAAGAAGCCATAGAAGAATTCCACATGGAACAtcctgatgcagttggagcttgaagagggggtaatgtcatgaccatcattggcatgacatgattttttactattttctaccttttttccgagatagtttccttttttggtatatatttatgactcatcaagatcacatgacatatttgatatatgatgtgaaattgtaaatgactcactgttttgtattgttgtttttgatgtggctctcctcatgtatttaaaccaggtcaagtcgctgctaaaacagcaagacttgacctctttgtcaattcatcctcactcttacctattcctttgcccaagcccttagttggctatagtgcaccttacttaagcatcttatccaggccattgttgccctctacctttATATCATAACCCTTGGGCCCTTGCCGCCCCTCTAcccttctcatagtccattggtgatagtgccacggactttaagccccccttgaaccataggtccgagctgagtcgtgacactcacgcacacagaccatgtagatagcaccccttgtctatatatacagcaggaaaattgcttggagacaccaagtcaattttaccttcaTCAGCAAAACCCAAATTATCATTTAAGTGTTTTTAAAAAGTGACTTGTCTTTTTTGGCCAGAAAAGTACCATCTGTTTTTTAAAGcacaaaaaaaaagtagGATGACTTAAAAGTGGTGTAAAATACATGCATTTTTTGAACACACTCAAAAGTTTGGGGCTACTATTTGAAAGTGGTTTTCAAAATATCCCTTTGTATTCTGAATTGCATTTAAGTAGCATGGTTGCATTTCAAACTGCCTTTAAATTGCCCACTACTACTTAAAAGACGCTTGAAAACGGCAAAAAGCCAAAAAATTGCGGAAAAAGTACAGACCTGTTGTTTGATATGCATTTCATCCATGTAGGGGTGATCCTTGCTACTTTTTCCAGAGAATTCAATAAAACAAGCATTCAAAGTGCTTTTGTACTAGTCTTCTCATTGAAAATTGCAATATACATATTAAAAACCAAAACATCAACATTAAGACTAAAAT
Encoded proteins:
- a CDS encoding Retrotransposon gag protein — encoded protein: MEAEYMALSHACTQAMWLRQFFEELQYVADTPTLIVSDNLAALALSKELQFHGQSKHINIQHHFMQDLIEKRKVATLHQSFAERLNTIYKTEAQEHRNLIANLEAHNRNLALTIEEQERLIEEKDRLLVEKEIELDNLHTSIQDATQDGRGRIHYYWDYEFFAVLHNNAWLGRAATSIQAVQDQLLHQSSSRSTVPPPPSGTATTINPPPAPTSSNSDLKFAKPNKFSGKKEDALNFIIACQAYIRAKGANRSHKEKILWVTSYFEGAAEDWVRPYKERKVFRGEAVPLLENIDVFWAKFTKHYMDTNRDEKYRQKWNNLRQKASVQEYTWEFQQYSVSLGYSDETLRNKYYDGLKNKIKDIMLSTMFQWRRATAQQVYNKAEEIANHIKSTRLSNPSVSTVCTTSTAIPTSTSNPTSTRTRLNVGDNVYMIDPTTCCAKKGAITSIVRTTSGNMPNVRWNGESKDTMIPFPSLKKDERPAAAAPVKPIIAPTPVLASNSKGPGPMDLDGRGFTNLTCHVCRGKGHFACNCPSKPMSGHVANIEWSWERPKQENRIEVVSDEEELGKGKAKAD
- a CDS encoding Retrotransposable element Tf2 protein, whose amino-acid sequence is MSWLKKHNPQISWEKHTLVFNSLYCSNNCLSVPAVLELKAVEEIPLPYQEFSKVFSEEESSKLPPHRPYNIAIELLPDAQPRHGPIYSLGPREDAELKETIEKQLKAGLIRPSKSPMASPILFVKKKNGKLRMCVDYWRLNSMTKKNVYPLPLPQNLIEKLQGAKIFSKFDLKAGYNLVRIKEGNEWKTAFKTKYGLFEYLVMPFGLTNAPAAFQDMMNEIFRDLLDVYVIIYLDNILVFSLNKKDHKAHVREVLKRLQDNDLFCNIEKCHFHVKKIDYLGFIISEFGIEVDQSKVTDAMNWSTPKNVKNIQEFLGFVNFYRQFIPNFGNMAQPLYNLLKKDSTWKWEQAEQQSFDGLKKCLTSAPLLLQPDTTKQFYVECDALDYATGAILSQRNLEGKLAPVAYLSKSLSPAEKNYDIFDKELLAVIRAFKEWRHLLEGSELPVQVLTDHKNLEYFSTSQSLNKQQIQWANFLVDYNFQIIYRPGAQNKKADILLRRYNLVSLEGGVENQVLLKPELFIASITPDQEINDLIGEAIYEDDRLKEILLKLQNKEKVLDWELREGLLWYQGKIFVPKDNTIRNLILESRHDALAVGHPGQARTLELISRSYYWPLLKKFVNSYVSHCETCIRSKPTNQVPVGLLKPLQIPERPWEDIAYDMIVGLPVSEGFDAILTVIDRFSKMVHFIPTQSTASAIDIANLFITYIWKLHGLPRSTVSDRGPTFNAKFICHLYKRLDIKPTYSTAYHPQTDGQTERIQQEAEIFIRMFGNHRQSDWVSLLPLAKFALNNLKQTSTGKSPFQICYGYNPRFTVGQKSDESVPNADKHAEFLEKGYDEVKATLSISQERMKHFYDQRHREEEEIQVGNKVWLSHQNISTDRPSIKLSHKRLGPYLVIEKIGSHAYKLQLPHTMHIHPVFHINLLTKFHPDPHGRDPPQPAPIITEEGEEEYEVERILDSNWKGRGKSKKLWYLVKWKGYNKGSNLWEPVDNVGNAQEAIEEFHMEHPDAVGA